A window of the Harmonia axyridis chromosome 5, icHarAxyr1.1, whole genome shotgun sequence genome harbors these coding sequences:
- the LOC123680382 gene encoding ATP-binding cassette sub-family F member 3, which translates to MSTCGEYIKTTFPLIDDDLKQYVEDVLENGVDDFESSDEVFEAVGEVLQEVSKDKTESDIRDICENLLNMLKPDHVNGTTQNSARILNAPVHLASMAARLENNTEVKSIWLMQRDESLKVDAKKLEKAQAKLQEKQEKRSKDVKVFVPPKLETATASQVTSKKESKLEAKGMNKAQDIRIENFDVAYGDKVLLQGADITLAYGRRYGLVGRNGLGKSTLLKMIAGGQLQIPSHFSILHVEQEVIGDDTLALDSVLQCDTVRENLLKREKEMSTIINSSQSADPALSSELTEVYNQLQSIESDKAPAKASIILSGLGFTSVMQQKPTRTFSGGWRMRLALARALFSRPDLLLLDEPTNMLDIKAIIWLENYLQNWPTTLLVVSHDRHFLETVPTDILHLHSQRIDAYRGNYEQFVKTKTEKHKNQQREYEAQMAHRSHVQEFIDKFRYNANRAASVQSKIKMLEKLPELKPVEKEVEVTLKFPDTELLSPPILQLNEVSFKYNSDRIIFSDVNLGATMESRICIVGDNGAGKTTLLKIIMGILTPSSGACNVHRNLKFGYFSQHHVDQLDMNVNSVELLQQAFKGKPTEEYRRQLGSFGVSGDLALQTVASLSGGQKSRVAFASMCMGRPNFLVLDEPTNHLDIETIEALGKAITKFTGGVILVSHDERLIRMVCKELWICGNGTVKSIEGGFDEYRKIVEQELESASNK; encoded by the exons atgtCTACTTGCGGCGAATATATCAAGACTACATTTCCTCTTATAGACGATGATCTTAAACAATATGTTGAAG ATGTCCTGGAAAACGGAGTCGATGATTTTGAAAGTAGTGATGAAGTATTCGAAGCTGTAGGAGAAGTCTTGCAAGAAGTATCTAAGGACAAAACAGAATCTGACATTCG AGATATATGTGAGAATCTTCTGAATATGTTGAAACCTGATCATGTGAATGGAACAACACAGAATTCTGCTCGTATTTTGAATGCTCCAGTCCATCTAGCTTCTATGGCTGCCAGATTAGAAAATAATACAGAAGTGAAAAGTATTTGGTTGATGCAGAGAGATGAATCTTTA AAAGTTGATgctaaaaaattggaaaaagcaCAAGCCAAACTACAGGAAAAGCAAGAGAAAAGGTCTAAAGATGTAAAAGTTTTTGTTCCTCCAAAATTAGAAACTGCTACAGCTTCTCAG gtCACAAGCAAAAAAGAAAGTAAATTGGAGGCTAAGGGAATGAATAAAGCTCAAGATATTCGGATTGAGAACTTTGATGTCGCTTATGGAGATAA gGTTTTGTTACAAGGTGCAGATATTACACTAGCTTATGGAAGACGTTATGGTCTTGTTGGAAGAAATGGTTTAGGAAAGAGTACCCTATTAAAAATGATAGCTGGGGGGCAACTTCAAATTCCttctcatttttcaatattgcatGTTGAACAAGAGGTCATAGGAGATGACACTCTTGCGTTAGATAGTGTTTTACAATGTGATACAGTTAGAGAAAATTTActaaaaagagaaaaagaaaTGAGTACCATTATCAATTCCAG CCAATCTGCTGATCCTGCTTTATCTTCTGAGCTGACTGAGGTTTACAACCAGCTTCAAAGTATTGAATCTGATAAAGCTCCCGCTAAAGCCTCTATAATTCTGAGCGGTTTGGGTTTCACATCTGTAATGCAACAGAAACCTACGAGAACATTTTCTGGAGGATGGCGAATGAGGCTAGCTTTAGCTAGAGCCTTGTTTTCAAG ACCGGACCTCTTACTTCTTGATGAACCAACTAACATGTTGGACATAAAAGCAATTATTTGGCTCGAAAACTATCTGCAAAATTGGCCTACTACTTTATTGGTAGTATCTCACGATAGGCATTTTCTAGAAACTGTTCCAACCGATATCCTTCATTTACATTCACAGAGAATCGATGCGTATAG gggtAATTATGAACAATTTGTAAAAACGAAAACTGAAAAGCACAAGAATCAACAGAGAGAATATGAAGCGCAAATGGCGCATAGGTCCCATGTACAGGAATTTATAGACAAATTCAGATACAATGCTAATAGAGCGGCATCTGTCCAGTCTAAAATAAAAATGCTCGAAAAACT GCCAGAGTTGAAACCAGTTGAGAAGGAAGTAGAAGTAACGCTCAAATTTCCTGATACTGAACTTTTATCACCGCCAATACTTCAACTGAACGAAGTTTCATTTAAATATAATAGCGATAGGATTATTTTTAGTGATGTTAACTTAGGTGCCACTATGGAGTCCAGAATATGTATT gttGGTGATAACGGGGCCGGTAAGACAACACTACTCAAAATCATCATGGGTATATTAACACCAAGTAGTGGTGCTTGCAATGTGCATCGTAACTTGAAATTTGGTTACTTCAGTCAGCATCATGTGGATCAACTAGATATGAATGTCAATTCTGTGGAACTGCTTCAACAAGCATTTAAAG GTAAACCTACTGAGGAGTATAGAAGACAGTTAGGTAGTTTTGGCGTATCTGGTGATCTAGCACTCCAAACTGTTGCCAGTTTATCAGGAGGTCAGAAATCGAGAGTGGCCTTTGCTAGTATGTGTATGGGTCGTCCTAATTTCCTTGTTCTTGATGAACCCACCAATCATTTAGATATTGAAACAATTGAGGCGTTAGGAAAAGCTATCACCAAATTTACG ggTGGTGTTATCTTGGTGTCTCACGATGAAAGACTTATTCGCATGGTCTGTAAAGAATTGTGGATTTGTGGCAATGGTACCGTAAAAAGTATAGAAGGAGGATTTGATGAATACAGAAAAATTGTTGAACAAGAACTTGAATCGGCCTCCAATAAATGA